From the genome of Enoplosus armatus isolate fEnoArm2 chromosome 21, fEnoArm2.hap1, whole genome shotgun sequence, one region includes:
- the hus1 gene encoding checkpoint protein HUS1, with protein sequence MKFRGKIIDIACLNHFTRVITTISKLTKMCVLRLTPDNLFFVLSGKVANGGVSMWCELAQANFFDEYQMEGVSSEDNEICLEVTPENLSRALKTVQNAKAVKVKLTKKHCPCLTIAAELPTLSSVSRVVTHDVPVDVIPRRLWHEFKEPSMPDFDVSIYLPPLKTMKNVVDRMKNLSNFLVMEANLNGEMNLKIETDLVSVTTHFKDLGNPPWGEDASQDGGPSQSRDPEAMAQARVDIRKLQQFLMGQQVNPSKAMCNVVHERVVHLILLHEDVSLQYFIPAVA encoded by the exons ATGAAGTTTCGAGGGAAAATCATAGACATCGCGTGTCTCAACCATTTCACCC GAGTCATCACCACCATCTCAAAGCTGACGAAGATGTGCGTCCTGCGACTGACTCCAGACAACCTGTTCTTCGTTCTGTCGGGTAAAGTGGCCAACGGGGGGGTCAGCATGTGGTGTGAACTGGCACAG GCCAACTTCTTTGATGAATACCAGATGGAGGGCGTGTCCTCTGAGGACAATGAGATTTGTCTGGAGGTGACTCCAGAGAACCTGTCCAGAGCCCTGAAGACAGTCCAGAACGCCAAGGCTGTCAAAGTTAAACTCACCAAGAAGCACTGCCCCTGCCTCACCATCGCAGCCGAGCTG CCCACTCTGTCCAGCGTCAGTCGAGTCGTCACTCACGACGTCCCGGTTGACGTCATCCCCCGGAGACTCTGGCACGAGTTCAAAGAACCAAGCATGCCAGACTTTGAT GTCAGTATCTACCTGCCTCCTCTGAAGACAATGAAGAACGTCGTGGACAGAATGAAGAACCTCTCCAACTTCCTG gtaatGGAGGCCAACCTGAACGGAGAGATGAACCTGAAGATTGAGACAGATCTGGTTTCTGTCACCACTCACTTCAAAGACCTGGGAAACCCTCCGTGGG GTGAGGACGCCTCCCAGGATGGTGGTCCGTCTCAGAGCAGGGACCCAGAGGCCATGGCCCAGGCCAGGGTGGACAtcaggaagctgcagcagttCCTCATGGGACAGCAGGTCAACCCCAGCAAGGCCATGTGCA ATGTCGTCCATGAGAGGGTCGTCCACCTCATTCTGCTGCATGAAGACGTGTCGCTGCAGTATTTTATCCCCGCTGTGGCGTAG
- the cidea gene encoding lipid transferase CIDEA, with protein sequence MALLSIQSGVKYAQTLLPETLVRSVSTVQTTISRHILPSAQPSCFKVCTHSRRRRRSLVASSLDELLEQAARVFMLSCHFLTLVLEEDGTVVDSEEFFQSLPNNTPLMVLEKGEMWAQHKIFPSFRQPKRNGVAKLTFDLYKLHPKDFLCCLAIKASLYEMYTLSCDFRCSRIKHILKSVLRCLTYLTRLGGQLLLHTSSSLLQFTGEDDR encoded by the exons ATGGCGCTGCTGTCCATCCAGTCAGGAGTGAAATACGCCCAAACTCTGCTGCCGGAGACGTTGGTGAG GTCTGTATCAACAGTCCAGACCACCATCTCTCGGCACATCCTGCCCTCGGCTCAGCCTAGCTGTTTTAAGGTCTGCACCCACAGCAGGAGGCGGCGGCGGAGTTTGGTGGCATCTTCTCTGGACGAGCTGCTGGAGCAG GCTGCGAGGGTGTTCATGTTGTCCTGCCACTTCCTGACTCTGGTCCTGGAGGAGGACGGGACTGTGGTGGACTCTGAGGAGTTCTTCCAGTCTCTGCCCAACAACACGCCGCTGATGGTGCTGGAGAAAGGAGAGATGTGGGCGCAGCACAAG ATCTTTCCGAGCTTCCGTCAGCCAAAGAGGAATGGGGTTGCTaaactgacctttgacctctacaAGCTGCACCCTAAAGACTTCCTGTGCTGCTTGGCTATCAAGGCCTCTCTGTACGAGATGTACACGCTTTCCTGCGACTTCAGATGCAGCAGGATTAAACACATCCTCAA GTCGGTGCTGCGCTGCCTCACCTACCTGACCAGACTGGGaggccagctgctgctccacacaTCCTCATCATTGCTGCAGTTCACCGGAGAGGACGACCGCTAG